The following coding sequences are from one Acipenser ruthenus chromosome 7, fAciRut3.2 maternal haplotype, whole genome shotgun sequence window:
- the LOC117415553 gene encoding ATPase PAAT-like isoform X1 produces MANQCLCSNKNALISARSSWEPSSPDQLWDVLCLVTANSPAELSEKCSDHSNKDELVFLEQPPDNGGDSPCVLHLQCTSQGGCEIAFLQVVSEARIIEVYSDTEYCGTCRGEKVSSLQINGVNESISLYKKRLHLECPVTSCDVKLLSLGRKNRVGINNVLLGVKPVKRPVSFPSGGTSIDLERVQTIVESMGTKLSPGAQHLMDMVQFQQRNQQDNLGGFLGLLMGNRQFPVLGKENAGSRPTPDVNAQTAEDFELAGGSLDHSSASSLEAEVIAGGVLTTESLQHPFGVDNKVPPANQITDMVSSYLRNQTEQKQNTIGVDMLPFLQSVCGQVKQLRIEDGAQKSEAVQRSKPGPELEKEHVCCSSLEKVLVKQMEMMEKRLMHCIDQRLNALEDSLERKVQSVLDIVRRADGPKTVKQDCGCHGALVNGNA; encoded by the exons ATGGCAAACCAGTGTTTGTgctcaaataaaaatgcattaatttctgCACGTTCGTCTTGGGAGCCGTCATCTCCTGACCAGCTCTGGGATGTTTTGTGCTTGGTTACCGCTAACAGTCCTGCAGAGTTATCAGAAAAATGCTCAGATCACTCAAATAA GGATGAGCTAGTGTTTCTGGAGCAGCCGCCGGACAATGGGGGAGATTCCCCCTGTGTGCTTCATCTCCAGTGTACCTCGCAGGGAGGCTGTGAAATAGCCTTTCTGCAGGTGGTAAGCGAGGCTCGCATCATAGAGGTGTATTCAGACACAGAGTACTGTGGCACTTGTCGAGGAGAGAAAGTCAGCAGTTTGCAAATCAatgg TGTTAATGAAAGTATTTCATTGTACAAGAAACGGTTACATCTCGAGTGTCCTGTGACGTCTTGTGACGTGAAG TTACTTTCCCTAGGTAGAAAAAACAGAGTGGGCATTAATAATGTTTTGTTAGGAGTGAAACCTGTCAAGAGGCCTGTAAGCTTTCCTTCAGGAGGAACGAGCATTGACCTGGAGCGAGTTCAGACTATTGTGGAGTCCATGGGAACCAAGCTTTCCCCAGGAGCACAGCACCTCATGGACATGGTCCAGTTTCAGCAGAGG AACCAGCAAGATAATCTGGGAGGCTTTCTGGGGCTTCTCATGGGAAATAGACAGTTTCCAGTTCTTGGAAAAGAAAATGCAGGATCCAGACCGACCCCTGACGTCAATGCACAAACTGCAGAGGATTTTGAATTAGCAGGAGGCAGCTTGGATCACAGCTCTGCTTCTAGCCTTGAAGCAGAAGTCATTGCAGGAGGAGTGCTGACTACTGAAAGTCTTCAGCATCCTTTTGGAGTGGACAACAAGGTCCCTCCTGCAAACCAAATCACAGACATGGTCTCATCCTACCTGCGTAACCAAACCGAACAGAAGCAGAACACTATCGGTGTAGACATGCTGCCGTTCCTTCAGAGTGTGTGCGGTCAGGTGAAACAGCTGCGCATTGAGGATGGAGCACAGAAGAGTGAAGCGGTGCAAAGGAGCAAGCCAGGTCCAGAATTGGA AAAGGAACACGTGTGCTGCTCTTCATTAGAGAAGGTGCTTGTGAAGCAGATGGAGATGATGGAGAAAAGACTCATGCACTGCATAGACCAGCGTCTGAATGCACTGGAGGACAGTCTGGAGAGAAAGGTCCAGTCTGTGCTGGACATCGTTCGGAGGGCTGACGGCCCCAAGACGGTCAAACAGGACTGTGGTTGCCATGGAGCACTGGTAAATGGAAATGCATAA
- the LOC117415553 gene encoding ATPase PAAT-like isoform X2: MFCAWLPLTVLQSYQKNAQITQISTDELVFLEQPPDNGGDSPCVLHLQCTSQGGCEIAFLQVVSEARIIEVYSDTEYCGTCRGEKVSSLQINGVNESISLYKKRLHLECPVTSCDVKLLSLGRKNRVGINNVLLGVKPVKRPVSFPSGGTSIDLERVQTIVESMGTKLSPGAQHLMDMVQFQQRNQQDNLGGFLGLLMGNRQFPVLGKENAGSRPTPDVNAQTAEDFELAGGSLDHSSASSLEAEVIAGGVLTTESLQHPFGVDNKVPPANQITDMVSSYLRNQTEQKQNTIGVDMLPFLQSVCGQVKQLRIEDGAQKSEAVQRSKPGPELEKEHVCCSSLEKVLVKQMEMMEKRLMHCIDQRLNALEDSLERKVQSVLDIVRRADGPKTVKQDCGCHGALVNGNA, translated from the exons ATGTTTTGTGCTTGGTTACCGCTAACAGTCCTGCAGAGTTATCAGAAAAATGCTCAGATCACTCAAATAAGTAC GGATGAGCTAGTGTTTCTGGAGCAGCCGCCGGACAATGGGGGAGATTCCCCCTGTGTGCTTCATCTCCAGTGTACCTCGCAGGGAGGCTGTGAAATAGCCTTTCTGCAGGTGGTAAGCGAGGCTCGCATCATAGAGGTGTATTCAGACACAGAGTACTGTGGCACTTGTCGAGGAGAGAAAGTCAGCAGTTTGCAAATCAatgg TGTTAATGAAAGTATTTCATTGTACAAGAAACGGTTACATCTCGAGTGTCCTGTGACGTCTTGTGACGTGAAG TTACTTTCCCTAGGTAGAAAAAACAGAGTGGGCATTAATAATGTTTTGTTAGGAGTGAAACCTGTCAAGAGGCCTGTAAGCTTTCCTTCAGGAGGAACGAGCATTGACCTGGAGCGAGTTCAGACTATTGTGGAGTCCATGGGAACCAAGCTTTCCCCAGGAGCACAGCACCTCATGGACATGGTCCAGTTTCAGCAGAGG AACCAGCAAGATAATCTGGGAGGCTTTCTGGGGCTTCTCATGGGAAATAGACAGTTTCCAGTTCTTGGAAAAGAAAATGCAGGATCCAGACCGACCCCTGACGTCAATGCACAAACTGCAGAGGATTTTGAATTAGCAGGAGGCAGCTTGGATCACAGCTCTGCTTCTAGCCTTGAAGCAGAAGTCATTGCAGGAGGAGTGCTGACTACTGAAAGTCTTCAGCATCCTTTTGGAGTGGACAACAAGGTCCCTCCTGCAAACCAAATCACAGACATGGTCTCATCCTACCTGCGTAACCAAACCGAACAGAAGCAGAACACTATCGGTGTAGACATGCTGCCGTTCCTTCAGAGTGTGTGCGGTCAGGTGAAACAGCTGCGCATTGAGGATGGAGCACAGAAGAGTGAAGCGGTGCAAAGGAGCAAGCCAGGTCCAGAATTGGA AAAGGAACACGTGTGCTGCTCTTCATTAGAGAAGGTGCTTGTGAAGCAGATGGAGATGATGGAGAAAAGACTCATGCACTGCATAGACCAGCGTCTGAATGCACTGGAGGACAGTCTGGAGAGAAAGGTCCAGTCTGTGCTGGACATCGTTCGGAGGGCTGACGGCCCCAAGACGGTCAAACAGGACTGTGGTTGCCATGGAGCACTGGTAAATGGAAATGCATAA
- the LOC117415718 gene encoding deleted in malignant brain tumors 1 protein-like isoform X2, which translates to METAVQLLVYALIAFGSAFPGSSAQETSNTAGVPSPKWYTTTRYPKISTWPYRTTDWPYRTTAWPYRTTTWPYRTTAWPYRTTAWPYRTTAWPYRTTAWPYRTTAWPYRTTAWPYRTTDWPYRTTAWPTTTSVPCGGQLTGERGEFTSPNYPYPYPNNARCVWYIKVDRHSQISLTLTNVRLECRYDYVRVYDGPSTSSPQIGDVCQADYETFHSSSNTMTVVFTSDHSVTGTGFTASYSYYDTASCAGLCGGSNALCSCDSSCVYSNSCCRDFCDVCPYVNYNYCSYTSTTSYPNPTTLEPATTMAPGSCRGNCYGSAGNCSCSSNCAYYNNCCDDFCNYCSYVNNGYCQPSSTPTPSTPGSCYGRCHGYAGNCSCSANCAYYNNCCDDFCNYCSYVNYGYCYSTTFPTTPPVTATTMAPGSCRGNCYGSAGNCSCSSNCAYYNNCCDDFCNYCSYVNNGYCQPSSTPTPSTPGSCYGRCHGYAGNCSCSSNCAYYNNCCDDFCNYCSYVNYGYCYSTTFPTTPPVTGSCGGYLEGPYGSFSSPNYPYNYPNGAYCTWYIKVERNDKIYLTFLQIQMEACSNCNCDSISIYDGPSTNYRRIGFICRNNVTVFESSSNAMTVVFRTDGSVTDTGFYAHYNTLHQNRANIQCSSDYMEVTLQRSYIESLGYNASELYLNDPNCRPQTTGSQVLFRIPLNRCGTLREVNNGSIAYYNNIRAYSSGGVITRQTNLQLRVGCKMEQNTMVQIMYVAKEEVTANETSWGRYSVNMAFYTSDSFWRPVHEWPYYVDLNQDLFVQVQLNSSDSDLVVFVDTCMASPSSHDFVSKTYDLIRNGCVRDGTYSSYYSNSTNTARFKFSAFKFLRSHPSVYLQCKIAVCRAYDYSARCYRGCLPRSKRDLSSSESKTEVVVGPIKLRQEGSPGDQMKAGEKAPA; encoded by the exons ATGGAGACTGCAGTGCAACTGCTTGTATACGCACTGATTGCTTTTGGCAGTGCATTCCCAG GATCTTCTGCCCAAGAAACATCTAACACAGCAG GAGTTCCTTCTCCAAAATGGTACACCACAACAAGATACCCAAAGATATCCA CCTGGCCCTACAGAACCACAGACTGGCCCTACAGAACCACAGCCTGGCCCTATAGAACCACAACCTGGCCCTACAGAACCACAGCCTGGCCCTACAGAACCACAGCCTGGCCCTACAGAACCACAGCCTGGCCCTACAGAACCACAGCCTGGCCCTATAGAACCACAGCCTGGCCCTACAGAACCACAGCCTGGCCCTACAGAACCACAGACTGGCCCTACAGAACCACAGCCTGGCCCACCACCACTTCTG taccGTGTGGGGGTCAACTGACTGGTGAAAGAGGAGAATTTACGAGCCCCAATTACCCATACCCCTACCCAAACAATGCACGCTGTGTCTGGTACATAAAAGTTGATCGACACAGTCAAATAAGCCTGACTTTGACAAATGTTCG attgGAATGCAGATATGACTATGTTAGAGTTTACGATGGCCCCTCAACCAGTTCTCCACAAATCGGAGATGTGTGTCAGGCTGACTATGAGACTTTTCATTCATCTTCAAATACCATGACTGTGGTCTTCACTTCCGACCATTCCGTCACAGGCACAGGATTTACTGCATCCTACTCCTATTATG ACACTGCATCCTGTGCAGGCCTGTGCGGTGGATCTAATGCATTGTGCTCCTGTGATTCCAGCTGTGTGTATTCTAATAGCTGCTGCCGGGACTTCTGTGACGTCTGCCCTTATGTGAATTACA ATTACTGCTCGTACACCTCCACTACTTCCTATCCGAACCCTACAACACTAGAACCAG CAACAACAATGGCTCCTGGGTCCTGCAGAGGCAACTGCTATGGATCTGCTGGGAATTGCTCATGCAGCTCCAATTGTGCTTATTATAATAACTGCTGTGATGACTTCTGTAACTACTGCTCCTATGTGAATAACG GTTACTGTCAGCCTTCAAGCACCCCAACCCCAAGCACGCCAG GATCATGCTATGGCAGGTGCCATGGTTATGCTGGGAATTGCTCATGCAGCGCCAATTGTGCTTATTATAATAACTGCTGTGATGACTTCTGTAACTACTGCTCCTATGTGAATTACG GTTATTGCTACTCGACCACCTTTCCAACAACACCACCAGTTACAG CAACAACAATGGCTCCTGGGTCCTGCAGAGGCAACTGCTATGGATCTGCTGGGAATTGCTCATGCAGCTCCAATTGTGCTTATTATAATAACTGCTGTGATGACTTCTGTAACTACTGCTCCTATGTGAATAACG GTTACTGTCAGCCTTCAAGCACCCCAACCCCAAGCACGCCAG GATCATGCTATGGCAGGTGCCATGGTTATGCTGGGAATTGCTCATGCAGCTCCAATTGTGCTTATTATAATAACTGCTGTGATGACTTCTGTAACTACTGCTCCTATGTGAATTACG GTTATTGCTACTCGACCACCTTTCCAACAACACCACCAGTTACAG GTTCCTGTGGAGGTTACCTGGAAGGACCGTATGGATCATTCTCAAGCCCCAACTACCCGTATAATTATCCAAATGGAGCCTACTGCACATGGTACATAAAGGTTGAAAGAAATGATAAAATATACTTGACATTCCTTCAAATACA aatggaaGCATGCAGTAATTGTAACTGCGATTCAATTTCAATATATGATGGACCTTCAACCAACTACCGTCGCATAGGATTTATTTGTCgtaataatgtaactgtatttgAATCATCTTCAAACGCTATGACAGTGGTGTTCAGAACAGATGGGTCTGTCACAGATACTGGGTTTTATGCCCACTACAACACTTTACATCAAAACCGAG CAAACATCCAGTGCAGTTCCGACTACATGGAAGTGACTTTGCAGAGGTCTTACATTGAGTCCCTGGGCTACAATGCCAGTGAATTATACCTGAATGATCCAAACTGCAGACCGCAAACCACGGGCTCTCAGGTtctgttcagaataccgctgaaTCGCTGTGGAACGCTCCGGGAG GTAAATAACGGAAGCATTGCCTATTACAATAACATCAGAGCTTATAGTTCTGGAGGAGTGATCACCCGCCAAACCAACCTGCAGCTTCGCGTGGGCTGCAAAATGGAACAGAACACAATGGTGCAGATCATGTACGTGGCAAAGGAAGAGGTGACTGCCAACGAAACCAGCTGGGGCCGATACAGCGTCAACATGGCGTTCTATACATCAGATTCGTTCTGGAGACCTGTTCATGAATGGCCATATTATGTGGATTTGAACCAAGACCTTTTCGTGCAAGTGCAGCTCAACAGCTCAGATTCGGACCTGGTTGTGTTTGTGGACACCTGCATGGCCTCTCCTTCTTCACATGACTTTGTGTCAAAGACCTACGACTTAATCAGAAACGG GTGTGTGAGAGATGGCACATACTCTTCCTATTACTCTAATTCTACCAACACTGCCCGCTTCAAATTCAGTGCCTTCAAGTTTCTGCGCAGCCACCCTTCAGTGTACCTGCAGTGTAAAATTGCAGTGTGCCGGGCCTACGATTATTCAGCTCGCTGCTACAGAGGCTGCTTACCCAGAAGCAAGAGGGATCTGAGCTCGTCCGAAAGCAAGACTGAAGTTGTGGTGGGACCCATCAAGCTGAGGCAGGAGGGGTCTCCTGGAG ACCAGATGAAAGCGGGTGAAAAGGCTCCTGCGTAA
- the LOC117415718 gene encoding deleted in malignant brain tumors 1 protein-like isoform X1 — METAVQLLVYALIAFGSAFPGSSAQETSNTAGVPSPKWYTTTRYPKISTWPYRTTDWPYRTTAWPYRTTTWPYRTTAWPYRTTAWPYRTTAWPYRTTAWPYRTTAWPYRTTAWPYRTTDWPYRTTAWPTTTSVPCGGQLTGERGEFTSPNYPYPYPNNARCVWYIKVDRHSQISLTLTNVRLECRYDYVRVYDGPSTSSPQIGDVCQADYETFHSSSNTMTVVFTSDHSVTGTGFTASYSYYDTASCAGLCGGSNALCSCDSSCVYSNSCCRDFCDVCPYVNYNYCSYTSTTSYPNPTTLEPATTMAPGSCRGNCYGSAGNCSCSSNCAYYNNCCDDFCNYCSYVNNGYCQPSSTPTPSTPGSCYGRCHGYAGNCSCSANCAYYNNCCDDFCNYCSYVNYGYCYSTTFPTTPPVTATTMAPGSCRGNCYGSAGNCSCSSNCAYYNNCCDDFCNYCSYVNNGYCQPSSTPTPSTPGSCYGRCHGYAGNCSCSSNCAYYNNCCDDFCNYCSYVNYGYCYSTTFPTTPPVTGSCGGYLEGPYGSFSSPNYPYNYPNGAYCTWYIKVERNDKIYLTFLQIQMEACSNCNCDSISIYDGPSTNYRRIGFICRNNVTVFESSSNAMTVVFRTDGSVTDTGFYAHYNTLHQNRANIQCSSDYMEVTLQRSYIESLGYNASELYLNDPNCRPQTTGSQVLFRIPLNRCGTLREVNNGSIAYYNNIRAYSSGGVITRQTNLQLRVGCKMEQNTMVQIMYVAKEEVTANETSWGRYSVNMAFYTSDSFWRPVHEWPYYVDLNQDLFVQVQLNSSDSDLVVFVDTCMASPSSHDFVSKTYDLIRNGCVRDGTYSSYYSNSTNTARFKFSAFKFLRSHPSVYLQCKIAVCRAYDYSARCYRGCLPRSKRDLSSSESKTEVVVGPIKLRQEGSPGGNQKVDTAKKTSNAIMFFFNFFSTKCLN; from the exons ATGGAGACTGCAGTGCAACTGCTTGTATACGCACTGATTGCTTTTGGCAGTGCATTCCCAG GATCTTCTGCCCAAGAAACATCTAACACAGCAG GAGTTCCTTCTCCAAAATGGTACACCACAACAAGATACCCAAAGATATCCA CCTGGCCCTACAGAACCACAGACTGGCCCTACAGAACCACAGCCTGGCCCTATAGAACCACAACCTGGCCCTACAGAACCACAGCCTGGCCCTACAGAACCACAGCCTGGCCCTACAGAACCACAGCCTGGCCCTACAGAACCACAGCCTGGCCCTATAGAACCACAGCCTGGCCCTACAGAACCACAGCCTGGCCCTACAGAACCACAGACTGGCCCTACAGAACCACAGCCTGGCCCACCACCACTTCTG taccGTGTGGGGGTCAACTGACTGGTGAAAGAGGAGAATTTACGAGCCCCAATTACCCATACCCCTACCCAAACAATGCACGCTGTGTCTGGTACATAAAAGTTGATCGACACAGTCAAATAAGCCTGACTTTGACAAATGTTCG attgGAATGCAGATATGACTATGTTAGAGTTTACGATGGCCCCTCAACCAGTTCTCCACAAATCGGAGATGTGTGTCAGGCTGACTATGAGACTTTTCATTCATCTTCAAATACCATGACTGTGGTCTTCACTTCCGACCATTCCGTCACAGGCACAGGATTTACTGCATCCTACTCCTATTATG ACACTGCATCCTGTGCAGGCCTGTGCGGTGGATCTAATGCATTGTGCTCCTGTGATTCCAGCTGTGTGTATTCTAATAGCTGCTGCCGGGACTTCTGTGACGTCTGCCCTTATGTGAATTACA ATTACTGCTCGTACACCTCCACTACTTCCTATCCGAACCCTACAACACTAGAACCAG CAACAACAATGGCTCCTGGGTCCTGCAGAGGCAACTGCTATGGATCTGCTGGGAATTGCTCATGCAGCTCCAATTGTGCTTATTATAATAACTGCTGTGATGACTTCTGTAACTACTGCTCCTATGTGAATAACG GTTACTGTCAGCCTTCAAGCACCCCAACCCCAAGCACGCCAG GATCATGCTATGGCAGGTGCCATGGTTATGCTGGGAATTGCTCATGCAGCGCCAATTGTGCTTATTATAATAACTGCTGTGATGACTTCTGTAACTACTGCTCCTATGTGAATTACG GTTATTGCTACTCGACCACCTTTCCAACAACACCACCAGTTACAG CAACAACAATGGCTCCTGGGTCCTGCAGAGGCAACTGCTATGGATCTGCTGGGAATTGCTCATGCAGCTCCAATTGTGCTTATTATAATAACTGCTGTGATGACTTCTGTAACTACTGCTCCTATGTGAATAACG GTTACTGTCAGCCTTCAAGCACCCCAACCCCAAGCACGCCAG GATCATGCTATGGCAGGTGCCATGGTTATGCTGGGAATTGCTCATGCAGCTCCAATTGTGCTTATTATAATAACTGCTGTGATGACTTCTGTAACTACTGCTCCTATGTGAATTACG GTTATTGCTACTCGACCACCTTTCCAACAACACCACCAGTTACAG GTTCCTGTGGAGGTTACCTGGAAGGACCGTATGGATCATTCTCAAGCCCCAACTACCCGTATAATTATCCAAATGGAGCCTACTGCACATGGTACATAAAGGTTGAAAGAAATGATAAAATATACTTGACATTCCTTCAAATACA aatggaaGCATGCAGTAATTGTAACTGCGATTCAATTTCAATATATGATGGACCTTCAACCAACTACCGTCGCATAGGATTTATTTGTCgtaataatgtaactgtatttgAATCATCTTCAAACGCTATGACAGTGGTGTTCAGAACAGATGGGTCTGTCACAGATACTGGGTTTTATGCCCACTACAACACTTTACATCAAAACCGAG CAAACATCCAGTGCAGTTCCGACTACATGGAAGTGACTTTGCAGAGGTCTTACATTGAGTCCCTGGGCTACAATGCCAGTGAATTATACCTGAATGATCCAAACTGCAGACCGCAAACCACGGGCTCTCAGGTtctgttcagaataccgctgaaTCGCTGTGGAACGCTCCGGGAG GTAAATAACGGAAGCATTGCCTATTACAATAACATCAGAGCTTATAGTTCTGGAGGAGTGATCACCCGCCAAACCAACCTGCAGCTTCGCGTGGGCTGCAAAATGGAACAGAACACAATGGTGCAGATCATGTACGTGGCAAAGGAAGAGGTGACTGCCAACGAAACCAGCTGGGGCCGATACAGCGTCAACATGGCGTTCTATACATCAGATTCGTTCTGGAGACCTGTTCATGAATGGCCATATTATGTGGATTTGAACCAAGACCTTTTCGTGCAAGTGCAGCTCAACAGCTCAGATTCGGACCTGGTTGTGTTTGTGGACACCTGCATGGCCTCTCCTTCTTCACATGACTTTGTGTCAAAGACCTACGACTTAATCAGAAACGG GTGTGTGAGAGATGGCACATACTCTTCCTATTACTCTAATTCTACCAACACTGCCCGCTTCAAATTCAGTGCCTTCAAGTTTCTGCGCAGCCACCCTTCAGTGTACCTGCAGTGTAAAATTGCAGTGTGCCGGGCCTACGATTATTCAGCTCGCTGCTACAGAGGCTGCTTACCCAGAAGCAAGAGGGATCTGAGCTCGTCCGAAAGCAAGACTGAAGTTGTGGTGGGACCCATCAAGCTGAGGCAGGAGGGGTCTCCTGGAGGTAATCAGAAAGTAGACACTGCTAAAAAGACATCAAACGCAATTATGTTCTTCTTTAACTTTTTCAGCACAAAGTGTTTGAATTGA